A single window of Solanum dulcamara chromosome 5, daSolDulc1.2, whole genome shotgun sequence DNA harbors:
- the LOC129890761 gene encoding uncharacterized protein LOC129890761, giving the protein MASNSKSQKSVKNYFTKVPKSSLDSHDQPNLEENVNHSEVPLLSSQEFDLNSLKHDPGERTQILDFHPNHRDVIRREYLRRGPCQPRLKEYPKTKISRDMRRFNPQWFSEYSNWLEYSESKDAVFCLNCYLFANDNIHQGGGDVFSTIGFRSWQKKKSLKKHVGGGNSIHNQSRKNCEDLVRQEQSIQSALVRQDSQFKHEYWLRLTASVDVVRLLLNQGLAFRGHDESKSSLNRGNFLEILSWYSEMCDNIKDCVLKHAPQNDLMTSPMIQKEIVTTCKIETIKTIIEELNGDYFALLVDESFDVSRKEQMAVVLRYVDIMGFVMERLIDIIHVQDTCASSLKEAIVNLLAQHSLSLSYVRGQCYDGASNIQGRINRLKILIKQESRSAHFVHCFAHQLQLSLVAVSKKCVEVGELVLLVSSILNMLGASFKRMDEYRESQKKRVQEALDMGELETGRGLHQEFGLTRACDTRWGSHYKSFSNFIIMFGSIVDVLNDIVVDSHCPDESAKAMEFLRACQTFDVAFILHLMRDILAITDELNKCLQKKEQDIVNAMLLVQVAKKRLQKFREDEWGSLIDKVSKFCIKYQILIPKLDEPYFTSLRSRRKLAGCTISHHYYVEVFCKVIDWQIQELSYRFDEVTTDLLHGIACLNPIDSFSSFDLRKIMRMSEHYPDDFDEFSMGVLENQLESYIIDVHDLDERFSDLKGLYDLSKRLVQTKKHSNYPHVFLLVKLALLLPVATASVERTFSAIKFIKNDLRSRMNESYFSGCLVPYVEKDVFNRISNDVIIKTFQGMKPRRVQL; this is encoded by the exons ATGGCTTCCAATTCCAag TCTCAAAAGTCAGTGAAGAATTATTTTACCAAAGTTCCAAAATCAAGTTTGGACTCTCATGATCAACCTAATCTAGAAGAAAATGTCAACCACTCAGAAGTACCATTGCTTTCTTCTCAGGAATTTGATTTGAATTCTTTAAAGCATGACCCGGGTGAAAGAACTCAAATCTTGGACTTTCATCCAAATCATCGTGATGTCATTCGAAGAGAATACCTTAGGAGAGGTCCTTGTCAACCTCGGCTTAAAGAGTATCCTAAAACAAAAATTTCTAGAGATATGCGTCGTTTTAATCCTCAGTGGTTTAGTGAGTATTCTAATTGGTTAGAGTATAGTGAAAGTAAAGATGCAGTCTTTTGTTTGAATTGCTATCTATTTGCAAACGATAATATTCATCAAGGAGGGGGTGATGTATTTTCGACCATAGGGTTTAGGAGTTGGCAAAAAAAGAAGAGTCTTAAAAAACATGTTGGTGGAGGAAATAGCATTCATAATCAGTCAAGAAAGAATTGTGAAGATCTAGTGCGACAAGAACAATCTATTCAATCTGCACTTGTGAGGCAAGATTCTCAATTTAAGCATGAGTATTGGCTCCGCTTAACTGCTTCAGTTGATGTTGTAAGGCTTCTTTTGAATCAAGGATTGGCATTTCGGGGTCATGATGAATCTAAATCATCACTTAACAGAggtaattttcttgaaattctttcaTGGTATTCTGAAATGTGTGATAACATTAAAGATTGTGTATTGAAACATGCTCCACAAAATGATTTGATGACTTCTCCAATGATTCAAAAAGAAATTGTGACTACATGCAAAATTGAAACAATTAAGACTATCATAGAAGAATTAAATGGTGATTACTTTGCCTTGTTGGTTGATGAATCTTTTGATGTATCGCGCAAGGAGCAAATGGCCGTTGTTTTACGATATGTTGATATAATGGGATTTGTGATGGAGCGACTTATCGATATTATTCATGTTCAAGATACTTGTGCATCATCTCTAAAAGAAGCAATTGTTAATTTACTTGCTCAACATTCCTTGAGTCTTTCTTATGTACGTGGACAATGTTATGATGGGGCAAGTAATATTCAAGGTAGAATCAATCGccttaaaattttgattaagcAAGAAAGTAGATCGGCTCATTTTGTTCATTGCTTTGCTCATCAACTTCAACTAAGTCTTGTTGCGGTTTCTAAAAAGTGTGTTGAAGTAGGGGAACTTGTACTATTGGTTTCAAGTATTTTGAATATGTTGGGAGCTTCTTTTAAACGCATGGATGAATATCGAGAATCTCAAAAGAAAAGAGTTCAAGAGGCATTAGATATGGGTGAACTTGAAACTGGTAGAGGCTTGCATCAAGAATTTGGTCTTACTAGAGCTTGTGATACTCGTTGGGGATCCCACTACAAATCTTTTAGTaactttattattatgtttggtTCAATTGTTGATGTACttaatgatattgttgttgattcacATTGTCCAGATGAAAGTGCCAAGGCAATGGAATTTCTCAGAGCATGTCAAAcatttgatgttgcattcataTTGCATTTGATGAGAGATATTTTAGCAATCACAGATGAGCTTAACAAATGCTTACAGAAAAAAGAGCAAGATATCGTAAATGCCATGCTACTTGTTCAAGTAGCAAAGAAAAGGTTGCAAAAGTTCAGAGAGGATGAATGGGGTTCGCTTATTGATAAAGTATCTAAATTTTGTATCAAGTATCAAATTTTGATACCTAAGTTAGATGAGCCGTACTTTACCTCTTTGAGATCACGACGTAAACTTGCTGGTTGTACTATCTCACACCATTATTATGTTGAAGTGTTTTGCAAAGTTATTGATTGGCAAATTCAAGAGCTTTCTTATCGTTTTGATGAAGTAACGACTGATTTGCTTCATGGAATTGCTTGTTTAAATCCAATTGACTCATTTTCTAGTTTTGATCTTaggaaaataatgagaatgtcTGAACATTATCCTGATGACTTTGATGAATTTAGTATGGGGGTTCTTGAGAATCAACTTGAGAGTTACATTATTGATGTTCATGATCTTGATGAAAGGTTCTCCGATCTAAAAGGACTTTATGATCTTTCAAAAAGATTAGTTCAGACAAAGAAGCATTCAAACTACCCTCATGTATTCCTCTTAGTGAAACTTGCCTTGCTCTTGCCAGTTGCCACTGCATCCGTTGAAAGAACTTTTTCGGCAATAAAGTTTATCAAGAATGACTTGCGGAGTCGAATGAATGAGAGTTATTTTAGTGGTTGCTTGGTGCCTTATGTAGAAAAAGATGTGTTTAATAGGATCTCTAATGATGTTATTATAAAAACATTTCAAGGAATGAAACCTCGTCGTGTACAGTTGTAG
- the LOC129888490 gene encoding expansin-like B1 produces MAISFNNCSTFMIFMVLLLPGLCFGTENYYYSKATYYKTSDGKGTPTGACGYGEYGRYVNDGLVTTASWKLYKNGAGCGACYQVRCKDKALCSDIGVKVVVTDSGEGPGTDFILSSDAFAKMAKHPKLAHMLFPKGVVDVDYKRVSCKYGNLKIKINEHSNYHGYLAIIPFNNGGYADIMAIEIYDAKTYKWIPLRRSYGAVFDLANPPKGDLKIKIQIKEGEKTKWIYSDKVVIPYYWKPGSVYETNIQIP; encoded by the exons ATGGCTATTTCATTCAACAATTGTTCCACTTTTATGATATTCATGGTTTTGCTTCTGCCTGGACTTTGCTTTGGTACTGAAAACTATTATTATTCTAAAGCTACCTATTATAAGACCTCTGATGGCAAAGGAACACCTA CTGGAGCTTGTGGTTATGGAGAGTATGGCAGATATGTCAATGATGGGCTCGTTACCACCGCATCATGGAAGCTCTATAAGAATGGAGCTGGCTGTGGTGCATGCTATCAG GTGAGGTGCAAGGACAAGGCATTATGTAGTGACATAGGAGTTAAGGTGGTGGTGACTGACAGTGGTGAAGGGCCCGGAACTGACTTCATTCTCAGCTCCGATGCCTTCGCCAAGATGGCAAAGCATCCAAAGCTAGCTCACATGTTGTTCCCAAAGGGAGTGGTTGATGTAGACTACAAAAGAGTTTCTTGCAAATATGGCAatctcaaaatcaaaatcaatgaACATAGCAACTATCATGGCTACCTTGCTATAATTCCATTTAACAATGGTGGCTATGCTGATATCATGGCAATTGAGATCTACGAc GCAAAAACCTACAAATGGATACCATTGAGAAGGTCATATGGAGCAGTTTTTGATTTGGCAAATCCACCAAAGGGAGATTTGAAAATAAAGATCCAAATAAAAGAAGGTGAAAAGACCAAATGGATTTACTCTGACAAAGTTGTGATCCCATATTACTGGAAACCTGGATCTGTTTATGAAACTAACATTCAAATTCCTtga